CTATCAGCCCAAGTCATCCTATTTTCACATTGTGCTGCTTGTCATGCCCAGTACCTGTGGCCCAGTAGTAAATATCCCAGTCATTACTGGGCTCATTAATCAGACGATCATAGAGGTTCAGCTGTTTCTCTGTCATTTCATGCAGATATTCTTTAGCAAAgaggctaaaatgaaaaagagaaaggggttaAAAAAGCTGTCTCTGGTCAAAGTGAAGAGACGCCAAGACTCTTATTCCCCTACCTAAGGAGAATGCAGTTTTCCAACATTCCCCTCTTTCTGCTTTCATAGAGTAGACGGGCTCTTTTGGTTTCTAGGGACTCATCAGTTCGCTCCTGCCATGGAGGCAAGGGGATTTCAATCATGTCTTTTTGAGAATCTGCTGGGCTGTCACCTCTGTAGAAGCGTCTGAATGATGTCACACTGACCAAAGGAGACACTTGGCTGCGACTTGACAGAGCAAGCATCTGAAACAAATAAACagtaaacatatttataataacaaTGGCTACTATCACTGTCATTCACTGGACTCTCACTAGGTAGTCGGTGCATTAGCTTGCCTTTAATACCATTAAACAgccaaggaaaccaaggctcaaaaaggttaaataacttacccaatTCCACCAAATAGTAATTGCAGTTAGGATTGGAACCTAGTCTTAACTGCAAACGTGTTCTTAACCAGTACCCTCCAAGAGAGTCTCCCAACAGAAATATTGTCTCCTTTCTTTACGCTCCCTTAAGATTATTACAGTATGGTTTGTTTCCAGTCACCCGCCTGTGTAAAAATGTGAGGATACAGAAATGACAAGGTCCTAACCCTTCCCCCACAAAGCCTCCCAATTTAGACAGGAGCACAAAACTATCAAGACACGATGTGAAACCACAATACACGTTAGAGAGCATTTAAgaacagggaggaggggccacCGTAAGCGGTCCGGCTGAATCTGCCCAGGAAGTAGGTGACATCTGAATTGGGTCCCGCACCCTGATTGATCGTTCAACGATATTACGGAACAGGCACGAAGTGGGCTCACGAAGGAGTGGAGGCGACCCGAATCTCCTGAGCTGCAGGATCGGCGTGCCCTTGGACCTGCCCTTCCCTCGACTCTCCGGCAGCGGGGTTTTTCCGGCGGTCTCCGTGACTGCGGCAGAAGACTAGCCTCAGCCAACGCTGCCACCCGCCTAAAACTCTAGATCCGTGCTATTCTCACCCGCGCCAGAGCCGGGAACACCGTGAACACTGCCATTTTCCCCGACCACCACCGGAAGCCTCCGGCCCAGTCACTTCCGGGAATCCCCGGGCAGCGGGTCTCGAGGACCTGGGCGCGAGGGTCTGAGCCGGAAGACGCGTTTCTGCGTATGGCGGAAATGGCAGTGCGTGTGACGCCGGCGGCGGTGGGGGCGGGACCTGAGACCGAGAGCGGTTCGCGCGCTTCGGGCCTAGTCCGGACTCGCCGACGCCATATTCTCGGTAACGGGGGCGCGCGGCCAGGGGCCGGCGGGGCCGGAAGAGGGGTCGGGGCCGGCGCTGAGGCGGGGAGGGGGTCGGTTGAGCCTGGGGCGTCCGGAGCCGGAGGGCAGAGGGCGGCGCGGGGCTTTGAGGGAGGTGGCCGAGGACGCCGGGCCCGGTTTGTGGGAAGGGAGCGGGGCGGGCCTAGCCGGAGGGCGAGGACTCGGCCCGGATGGGGAAACGAGGCGACTGGAGGCGGTGCGGATCCGGGCGGAGCTCCCAGGCCCACAGGGGCTCTGGCCGGGCCCACCTCGGGGCCTAGGCAGGTGTGGTGGGCTGGGGCTGAGAGCTTCGCCGCGGTCGTCCTTCGCAGCGTAGCCCGAGGGCCCTCAGGAGCTGAGGCCTGGACTTCCCCGTCGCGCCACAGACGGCTGCGGCGCAATTCGAGTCGGGCCCCAGGGTGATGGGCAGCTCGCCCCGCGAGCCGGGCGGCCTGGGAGAGCGGGGAGGGGGATCGGGGGGGCGGTGCgaggccgggggcggggcgggtGGGGCCGAGCTTGGGCTGCCGGGATGCTGCGTCTCTGGAGACGGGAGGTTGGCAAGCATTGGACTCCTCCCAGCCCAGGACCCTTCTGCTTTCTAACTCTTACTCTTTTCTGGATATCGCAGTGTCATCTTTTTTACTTCGTCTGTTCTCCGAACTCGCGATTTTCCTTCTGGAGCCATGTCTGAAGGGGTGGACTTGATTGATATATACGCTGACGAGGAATTTAATCAGGTGAGGAGTCATCAGGAGCATTGTGCTTTTTCTCCATCAGCTAAGGAATCACTTCCAGCAAACTTACAGGGCTTCCAAGCTGTGCTGGTCCTTAAGGACCTGCTAAGCCTGAACACTCCTATCAGGTTTAAACTTTTCTCTTTAGCAGAGACCTTAAAAAGTACTGAACATTCCGCTCTATATTCATTTGAGCCTCCAGGCTTAATTTTAAAGAGTTTAAGAGCAAATAAAAATTCAGGTTTAATTGAATGGTGAATTAACCTGTGGAACTTGCTCCCTCAGGAAGCCAAAGTTGGAGGTACTTCTCAATGACTAACcacacttaaaaatcagaattaTGTTTGCTGCAGTATTCATGAGGATGATTTTGAACGATTTTCCATTCTCACAAACTGCAATTGGAAAAAGAGGTAGTCCCACCCCTCCATAGGGTGGTACAAAGGCGCAGTATAAAAcgttttatttcatctctctttcagttgttttacattttacttcattaagtgtcttggcttcaTTCTTGAGAAGTCCATAGGCATTTTGGTGTAGTAAATTTTATTCATGAACCTTATCGTTTCTAGGGGGAGAACAGGTAAAGATGTTGAACTCACTAGTTGAAAAGCAGGTATACACTCATGCACCTATCGTAAGCTGAGTTTGTTGGTTTGTTAATGTTGATATATTGAAGAACGGTATACAAAAATATCTTCTCTCTAAAAAGGATACTTTTAAGTGCATTTTGGTTTTGAAATCTTGAAGTCCAAATCTCAAGAATGTTTTGAAGTCTCTACTTAAAGTTTACTAATATCTTGCCTGGTTTATTTTCAGCACCGTTCTACTTGGGTAAGCTGGTTTTTCTGTGGACGTCTTCCAGTTAGTTCACATAAAGAcctgaaaagaggagaaaagaataatagaggaggGAAGTGGCCTGGTTGGACTCTGACTTTGATGTGAGGGAGCAGGAGAGGTTGATAAATGCCATTATTTTCACTTGACTtaattttgtatcttttaaaaagtactgcattgttgttgtttttttttttaattattaataattctAAACTTAtagggcagttgcaaaaataat
This genomic stretch from Choloepus didactylus isolate mChoDid1 chromosome 6, mChoDid1.pri, whole genome shotgun sequence harbors:
- the SDHAF2 gene encoding succinate dehydrogenase assembly factor 2, mitochondrial isoform X1, with protein sequence MAVFTVFPALARMLALSSRSQVSPLVSVTSFRRFYRGDSPADSQKDMIEIPLPPWQERTDESLETKRARLLYESRKRGMLENCILLSLFAKEYLHEMTEKQLNLYDRLINEPSNDWDIYYWATEAKPAPEVFENEILTLLRDFTKNKNKEQRLRAPDLEYLFEKPR
- the SDHAF2 gene encoding succinate dehydrogenase assembly factor 2, mitochondrial isoform X2; its protein translation is MLALSSRSQVSPLVSVTSFRRFYRGDSPADSQKDMIEIPLPPWQERTDESLETKRARLLYESRKRGMLENCILLSLFAKEYLHEMTEKQLNLYDRLINEPSNDWDIYYWATEAKPAPEVFENEILTLLRDFTKNKNKEQRLRAPDLEYLFEKPR